The DNA window TCCTAAACTAGGAACGATCGTGTTCTATATGGGCACAACCTTACGATGGACACGCAACACAGCATGATAAACATTCTGAGCCATAGCTATCATCAACGGTACTCATCAATCATGCATTGGTATTCTACCTTCGATCTGAATCCAGCAAATCGCCGGTAAGTGATGAGGATACATTGAATTTTGCTTGGCCAGAAACAAGAAATCCTCGCGCCAGGCTATCGATTTGACAGGGCTACCACCCAGCGAAAAGCACAAAGATTGTACTGGGAAGGATATCCGAATCAATTTTCTCTAGGTTTCTAACTGTTGAGAGCTCCATAAAGACCAGGGATCAATGCTCCTCAGTTTCAATCCAATGATCTCACAAGTTCTGCAAGTATCCGTGCAGAATAAGAAACTCGTATGGTTTGTGTGAGCGACAGACCCTTCATGCAGCCTGCAAGTCGACGCCAAATCATCTGACTCTTGTACGTCGAGATTTCCTTGACAACTAGGCACAGTCCGGGCCTTAGGGATCGTCACACAAATGCAGATTAACGAATTTATGTCCGCAAACTGTCGTCGTACTCGAAACTCTATTATAGATCATTTTGTTTGAATAGTTCTGATAACGCAATTTATTGTGCTCTACAACTTGTCGTTGGAAGATTAGACTAGGAGGTCGTCCTGAATTACGTTGGATGTGTCGAGGGTTAGAACATGGGGTTCTTCGTGACATATCATTTATGACGAAACGAGTTACTATTTCCGACTCGTCACTTTCTACGGTGTGTATTGGATGATACCTGCCAGGAACACTCCTACCATTCAGCACGGCAGTCGGAGGTCTTCCGTGAATGTGACTTTGTTTACCAAATGGTCGGAATCTTCTACATTGAAATATTCGGCAATGATTTAAACTTGTGAAACTTTGGGGACATTCAGATGAGATTAAATTTTAGCAACAAATATGTCTATATCTGGAATCGATCAAGTCAAGGCATCATCCACCAACATACCGCACCCAAAGACTAACAATGCGACGCCCATGACtacaaaataacaaaattcTCCGATCCTCAGAATTAGTTGGGATCGGTAGGGATTTCGTTGAGTCATGACAAATTTTTCTTTGGTACCGAGGAACGGGAAAAGGTGCGTAGTGCGATGGGAATCTGTGTACTACAGTATACAACATGCGGAGTTGTTGAACTGCATCCGGAGTAATCCTTTTTTCCCTGAACTTACGGAGATAGTTCTCGCCAGTTGACATCTGCCATGCATTCATATGCAAATTCGAATACAAGCCTGCAAAAAATTCGgcgaaaaataaaaaaaagtgattCGATACGTCGTGGCCGTTATTGCTTGTATCACATTTCACAGATATTAATGTGCTGTGTGTATTATTGGACGACCTAAGCCAGCACATCAATTACATGGAACACATCAGGCACATTGTATCATATCACAGCAAAGAGAGAAATCCTCCGATGCCAAGTGTCGCATCTGGATACCCATTGCCTATTCCACTTTTCATGTCGCTACCCTTATTCTTCTTAATGCCAAACTCATCATTGTGAgcaatttttattattttccaaAATTTTCATCTCACGACATAATGTTATCTAATCTCTCCATTCATTTTGTCGTTTCATATTGCAATATCAATCTCGTAACGCAACGTACTATCTGTGCAATACATAAATGCAATTTAAGTTTTGGCAGAAATGGCCCCCAAATTGATTTCAGGCCTACATGCCTGAAGTTCCAAAGAATTGTCCACAGTTTCAATGCAACCGAATCGTATGATAACCGAATCGGAATGATACGCATGCGCTGTGCTACAGCTACAGCTCCATATTCAAGGagataattaaaattaatttccCTTTTTTAAGGTTCGGAAGAGTATTCCGATGGTTCTTAATTCATCGAGCCGGGTAGGTGCAGGTGCCATTAGCTCGATGATTCGCATCCGAAGTGGCGGTGGACGAACCATCGGATTGGGTTTGTGATTGGATTCTAGATCGTGGAGTAaatggaagaggatgaaaCGAATTCATACAACGATCAACAAATTGGCATCATGCCATGATGGAATCGAGCGAGGACAATGCCAATTATCTTCTTCCACATGGCATGGCATTGTGGATTTGAGGAGTTGGCACAGGAAaacttgtttgtttgttttgctGAAGATCCTTTCACTCTACCAAAATCCTCACACATCGTCTCGTTTGAACGATTCACACGCATTACATTTTGCGGCAACAACTTATTTTTGATACGAAACGCACATACGGCTCCTATTTACCGAACGCCAACAAGCCATTTTGGAAATTCTCCGAATTCTCTTCAAGTGTTTCGGAAGGCGTGTCATGTTACCCAGCACTTGATTGAACCCCACTTTGATTTCTCGCGCCACGGGAAATGACACGCACAAAGGGATTCTACGCATACGTGTGTATACCCACTATTTTACGCATTCAGACATTCAATACAAAATCGACGATTTTCACGCGTGGGTAATGCGCTTATGCGAATGGATATTGATTAGTGAACATAAATCACATACCCTACTCACATCTACATGGCGGTTCGCATGACGACAGCTACGGAGTAGAGCAATTTGACTTGACTGCTCATCCGTTGCAGTAGGTAATCCTGACTGAGCCTTTGATGTCAATTTGAGTATGAGTTTGAGTTCTGGTCTTGTCGATTATTGCCTTGTTCAGGAAGTAATGtgatgtaatgtaatgtagtACATTACATGCTCTCTGTATCAATTGTCTGGACTCATGATTGTAGTTTGCCATTCGCTCCCGAGATTTCTTGGATTTCAACTCTTTCACTGGGGAATTTGAATCATGGATGAATGACTGAATGAGTGGGTAAATGAGGTAAGGTAGAGCGGGATGCTCACAACAACTCAcgatgattttttatttacgttctttttattttcaaaggcGTGGATTACGTCCGTACTTGCGATATGTTATTCCCCGGGTGGggagatgaatatgaaaataaatgaGGGGTTATCACTACTGCGAGtgataaaatatagaatacacaaaaatcaaagaaagaatcatCAAGGAACTattcgatttgatttggGGCTGTTTTaccttcttccttttctcttcatatCCTCATCTCTACATCATTTTGCTTGACCTTTCACCTTTCGCATCTCCATCCACATTGCTCGAACTCATTCAATCACTATTATCTATTCCCAATCCTATTATTGTAAATAATAGCTATCTATTGAATCGCCAATCAAATAACCAAATAGTCATCTCTAACTCATATACGTATATATCCGATGACATTTATTAGGCTACCCCATCTGtctcatcccattccatccatctacccatctacccaacccccaacccccaacccCCAACATATCCAGAATGATATACACATTGGTATACACATACTAAAAATCTATcatcatattatatcaaactCGTAAATCCAACTCTACACACTaaaaagccaaagccaaagccaagCAAAAGAATATCAAGGCCCGAATATCAATACTCAAATATCAACACAAAAACtcatcaaaatgaaatcaCAAATCCAAGCATCGAGATTCGGAAAAAcccaaaaaaaatcaataactAATAGGGGGTATCCTTTCTCTatcttccatccatcttccattgATTCTTCCATTGTATCTATCTTTCCCTCCtgtctcctctcctctcctctccctttcctttcctttccaatccaatcctaTCCAATCCATTCCTATTCCTCCTATTCTTTGTTTCATCAactcaatccaatccaatgcATCAACCAATCtaccttccttcctttcttcaaaattcgtTACATTAAATTTTCCCTCGCTCGTCCGAAATAGTGTCAACTCACTCACTGACTTACTTACATAATTATGCAGTGAAATGTAATGCAATGCTATGGCATactacatccatccatcccgcCTACATATTCTTCCTACCCTCCACTGTCGTGATCAGACCCCTGGTCATACAGCAGGGCGaaatgaaaacaaaaaaaggcTATCTactcatacatacatacatacaacacAGCACCCAGCTCATCTATCATACATTAATATTACCACCCAATCTCCATTTGAAGTCGATTTAGGCCCACTCATCCACGGACTCCCACATTCCATCACGAAAgaattttttcaatcttaaCCAACAAAAGTCCTTCCGTTGAATTCCCCTTGATATCTTTCAGTGGAATCAGTCGATAACCCTGTTGAAGACGATCTAGTCTTATGCACGCCCAGGCTGCTAGCTCATCTTTGGAGTAATTCGCGTCttcaattttaaatctatgTGATGAGAATGTTAGtacgatgacgacgatgtGATATGTATGGCTTAAATATATAAGTTGCAGGAAATTTGGGGGAATATTTAGATGATTGAATGGAGATTGGATGAGTGTAAATGAATAGGAATAGAAACAAAGAACGagtaagaaagaaatgaatgacCACGGTAACAttgcacacacacacatcatACATGAGGTAGACGTGTGCAGTAAATTATGGAATGATGTTCTAGAgatgcaaaaaaaaaaaaagagtgaTGTAATAGTGATAGTGATGAAAACGTGCATTTCATCTCGATGCAAAATTTcaacgaaagaaagaaaatcgaaCCATAATAGAATCCTGGTTTACCATTGTGGTAGTTGAGAAAGCGCCATGTTACACATCAAATTAAGCAACCAGAGACCGAACTTTGTCAATGCACGGGATGGGCTGATAATCATACTACTGATTCGACAAGGGAGAACGCAGCGGAACCCCACCCGAGCAGCCAAGCCTCTGAAGACCGTTGGCCTACTGCACTCTTAAATTAATCTGCATTGATACTGACCATCTGGCTCCAGGTCGTTGCGCTgttgaagattgagaagattgaaaagcTCCGATTTGAGCTTTGGAATATGTACCAGGCACTTGGGTGAAAAGTTTCGGGACTCTGAGCGGTGTGACATAATAACAGGTTTATGATTCATCAATAACCATGATCAAATCATGTGAATGTAGACCTTGTCCAATTCTCTGCAGATGTAACTTGTGGAAGTATAAATAGAGAaatgttgaagaaaagtAGTGTGACATGTACTAACCTGACAAAGCTTAACTCCTCCACCACGTTCCGAATACCTTCAAAATGAAGGGTTTCGCCTTCGAAATCGGGTTTACTTCCCGATTTATAGGCAGTCTTGAGTTTATGTTCGCCCTCTTTTGCTTTGACATCATTTCCGATTGGCTGCCCGTTGAGCTCTTCTTGACTCTCAACGTGCAGCTCGCATTTGACGTATGGATGGAAGCCCTTTTCCGTCTCACCCTCAGGATAAGGAATTTGTTGGCCAGCAAATATGGTGATTTTCAAATCCAGGGTCTTGTAGGGTATATTTGCCCATATATCGGATTTTTCATCCTCACTGCGATAGCCCGGAGGCTTAAGTAGCCATCCTTGGGACCCGGCAAACATGCCCTCGTTCAACATCATACCTTCATCCAATGTTTGCCAATTCAAAGCAACCATTTGAATACCTTTACGCCAGCAGACGGAAGGGTCGAGATTAGATGAGTCAAATCGTGAGCCAGCTGGGAACGCTCTCATGAAAAAATTACGATTATGTTGGAACATCTGTTCCCGTTTTTGTTCATGAAGTTCGTTGATCACTTTTTCGCCGACGGAGAATATGTGAGAGGGTTTGGTGGCCGCTCTTACATCAAATGACACAAAATGTTCGCTGTGAGTATAAATTCCGAGTTTACTGAGACTTTCACAGATCTTTGCCTTTTTCTTCGAACTTCCTCGATCATCTTCGGAACCTGATTGCCCAGAGTCTGCATCTTTCCTCGAAATCACCGGTACTAATGTGTTGGATGATGCCTTCTTTTCTAAAGTACCCGTGCTTGCGGGTGAAAGCCCATCTGTAAGTTGACCGTTTGTAGTTTCGTTCGGGGCATCTGGTGCATCCTTCAATTCCGGCGCTTTCTTGACCTTGACCAAAATTTTGTTGAGAAGTTCGTCGAGCCTTGGAACCCTTTCCTCCGGATTGCATGTTTCGAATGGAGAATCGAGTAAGAGACCTTCCCATTCCTCCTTCATGATATCAACCATGACTTCCTGTTGTTCATGATCGGCATGAACTTCCAGACTGACTATAATTGGAAGTGGACTTGTCGTAAAAGCATTTTCCCGAATTGTTTTGCAGACAGCTCGGAATCCGACTGGCGCTGTCAATGTCCAACCATGTAGAACCAAGGGCTCTCCAAGCATCGATGATCGTATCGAGGCCGGTCGTCcaccattctcatcctcatccaagACCCTAAGTTTATCTCCCGAACTTGACCCTGAAATCTTTTGTTTAGCACTCTCTAATTTTTCTTTGGcgctttccatcttctcttccatcGTCAATATAGCTGCCGCAGCTCTACTGGAAAGTGTACTTCCCGTTCCTGAAGGTTGTCGTTTATGATCGGCTTTATGGGAAAATATGGATTTGTCGTCTTTCTCTGGTATTTCTCCATTGTGTACATCTATTTCAATACATCGACAATTTTGAGTGAGAGCCTAAGGAAATCGGCAGTTAGTATGGAAGCTGAACCAAATTTTCATCGATCGACTGACTGTTTTATATGCTTCAGTCGAACTCCTCGACAATAACTGATTTCCTTCTAGATATGTATTGTGACTACTActgatataataattggTGATTGGTTTTGACTGATCCAATTCCGGTATGCGCTTCAACACCTCTAGTGAATGACTGTAGTATAATGACTCGAGAAATTCTTCGACTTTGTATGTATCTTTATTGAGGTTGACTGTGTGGCCTTGAACGTCTGCCAGCCATTTCTCGAAGCGTTCCCTTGATAGACATGATTCGGAGCCTCGTAATTCGTCGAAAAGTTTTCGCAAATATTCCTGAATTTCATGTGAGAGATAAACCTGACGTGGAGGATCTCCTGCGGTGGTATTGTTGAGAGGTTGAAGATGGACTCCATGACCAGGCGTCATCATCGTCGACATAGCTACGAGTTTGTGAAGAGAGAACTGTTTACCGGAGGGAGTGAGGAGAGGCATGGTAGTTATTCTAAAGTGAAGACCAATGGTAATATTAGCAACTGAGTCATGATGTAACAAATTAGAAGGGAACCACAAATGAATGCAAAGACACTGGGTCTATCATCCAAGTTTCTTGGGCCATCGTGGGTTCAACTCATGTCGCGAGAACTACGGATACCGATGATTCTTGACGTGTTTCAATGGTATTAAGTGTAGCCCTGCTTGGTGGGGTGGAAGGGTTGGAAAGGATAATCGCAACAGATCAAAAAATTACATACCTCCGAAGCTTCTTTCTGAAAAAAGAAGTCATCTCTCTTTACCACGAATTTATGAAAAGGAGGATTTCCAAGCTACATAAGTAGGCATATGATGGACGAGTGTACTAGGTATGCATGAATGTGTGCGTCTCTCTGTGTGCGTGGTGTGTGTAtcgtatggatggatggatggatgtatgtatgatgaatgaatgaccactttcttttttctgaTCTTGACATATGAAATCAGGGAAAGTTAATTGGAATTGTTGATTCATCAAGGGAAGGGGGCTATAAAACGAGGCTCTCTTCCAGCTGAATACTGGGTACAAATGTCCTACCTGGTACCGACCTACCTACTTACTGGCTGGTATGAATTTGTTACTATTCTAGTAGTGCTGACAAGACTAGTGGGTATTGATCGATctgatgggatgggatggggtcAACACCAGACGGAAGAGGATGTACAGCTTGAATGTTGAATGCTGAATCTCGAACCGCGAACCTCAAAGCTCGAAGCCCGAATCATCCATAAGGTTGAAAATGCATAATGAGACAAGAGACGAGAGACGAGAGAAACGAGAGAGATGTGGATAAAGCGTGAAGTTTGATTCATATTCATGTGATTTGTATGGATGAATAAGAATAGTGTATAGTGCAGTGTGTGTAGTTTAGTGGATGTACCTATTTTTaagttgatgatttatttaaaGCTTTTGGTTCTTTATTGTCGATTCAGTATCTAGTGAGTACTTAATACCCAGCATCTATCTGCTCACTACCCAGTACCTACCCATCACCTACCCAGTACTCATACAATCCCGCGCCGtaccttttttctttgattgctATTTGCTTGGCTTATTTGACATTTGGATATACCTGGGACCTGGATACATCCGAGGTAGAGTACGAGACAACCAGGATGAGCCGGATGACCCTTATTAATAAAGCTAATCAAGGGTTTCATCTCCAAAAGCCAAGGTGGGTTAAATGGTTCATGGTTCACACTACGGTTATCAAGCTTTTTTTCAGGGCGGATTATTATGGAGTAACTAGCATGTATGTAGTCTCTACCTCAGATCTTGTAAACTTGAAATACACATTATTTTACTGTTCGAAGCttaagttatatattataaggAGATACATCTATTCTTTCGGatattcttcaagaaaaCCCTCTAGACTTGTTATAAGAAGCGAACAAGCTTCCTTTTGCTTATTCTCATGTAAGCCTCAAGCCTCAAGCCTCAAGCCTCACGCCTCACCTCACGCCTTACACCTCACACCTCAAACTTCACACAATTTAACAACACCACACAATACTACATCACATACCACATCACATACCACATCACAAAATACATCACCACAACACATTCACATCCACACACAACAATCTAAGCCCCTttaaccaaaaaaaaacatcatgACTTCATCACAATCAATCCTTCAGCCAGAACAAAAAGTTCGTTCCTGGGGTTTCTCAACCGTATACACGTGGTCGGACGGCCCGTAAGTGATTATCCATTCCCACTATACCTATACCCATCTTCTGTACatcatacacacatacatacctacacaGCCTCAACTCCACTCCACCTTTCTGGCTatccacccatcccatccatctccacaacAAGGCTGAGTTAACTTTTCCACACTACCTTGTACCATACTTCCCTCCATCATCCAAACCAAGTCAACGAACCTCATCTCacattcttcatttccagAAACACCCACTACGCACCCCACTCGCACAATACCCTGACTACCCATCTCATTACCGCAGGGGAATTGACCATCACCTATCCGCGAGAAAAGGATGCGCAAAAGGTTACCTATGGCGTGGGTGAGAGAATTGAtgtggagaaggagagggtTCATGAGGTGTGGATTGGAGAGGAGGGGTGTACATATGTTATTGGAGAGTCAAtggatgaataaatgaatgaataaatgaataaatgaataaatggaCGATATGTTTGAGTTGTTCGTATGCATAATTAGTAGAtgaaataaatgatatattcGAGTTCACATGTACCTAGTTAAAGTTAcaaagataaaataaaataaaacgaCAATCACAATTACAACCACAATACCaaaccaataccaataccaataccaataccaataccaaaaaCAGCAATATCGCAATCGTGGCGATGAAAATGGCCGGGCACACTCGAGTACATTGCACAGTACCCAACCCAACcaccaacccaacccaaaccCAGCAGCACCTAAGCGCGAACAACATTCCAcgtaaataaatattaacaAATCAATTCCCATCCTATTCAAAGCAAATTTGCACACATCCCTCTCTCGAGCCTCTCTCTAcgaattgaaaatgtatccatccatccatcttacAAGATATCAATGTCTCAGCGAAAGTCCCCACCGCACAgcacaccacaccacaccacttCATCAATCACCATACCATTCACTACTTAACAACCATTCTCtaacctacctacctaccaaccTACTACCAACCTATTGTATCATCCAATCTACTCAAGCGCCTACTTATTAGTTCATCGCACATAACAGTGACATTATGCCATACATAGGAGACTAGGTACATAGAAAGGCGGTTGATGGAACAAGAAATCGTAATACTTCCTTGCTATCCATCCTATCATTTTTACTGATATTTTGCACTTCCATCCAAGCCAATACCTTGAGATCAATcttcccccctctcccaaGTTTCCATTATTGCCATGTTAAAACGAGGTCTACTATGAATAATCACGAGGATTTTATGGTTCCCATCAGGTCTGCATCTTTCTACTTATCAGGATATTAAGTTTTGAATCCTCAAAGTGAAGAAGATACAGACCTCCTCACTACATTATTTACTATTGTATTATTAACACTACATGATAAattcttccatcatcatcataaacCCCCAAAGATATCACCCATCCCCTAATCCCACCATCTCTCATCCAACTTCTCCAAAAACTTAATATCGACATTAACAAAACTCCTCCACAAATCCACCTCTTGTCTCCACGGTCGCATTTGAACCGCAAACGTGACTCCTGCCACATACTTCACCagttcttcctcgtctttcCCCATAACCAAATACTTATCCCTCTTCGCCACTACCTTGTCTCCAAACTGTTTCTTGAACGGTTCGATTCGATTCTTACAATTCACATGCATACTGAATTCCGCATTCGGTAGATCTTTTGGCACAAATAACCAAGTAAATGTACGACCCGTAAGATCGTAAAAGGTAAAATTATCACGTTTATCGTAGCCAACCGTTAAAGGATAAAAGTAGGGGACACTCCATAAGCGAAGTATAGCGAATTTGGCATTGGGATTGGAAGTCGAGAATTTTTGGGCCGTATCAAGGAGGGGTGGGACCTTGAAGGGATCTTCCATCCAGCTTGGTGTTTCAAGATCAGGAATAACCGTACGCCAATCGATAAACAGATCGGGTTTGAAAGGACGATGCGGCTCTGTGCCTTGAAATGCTTGACAGCTGGCTGCCGATGATGCATGACTGCGAACAATCCCAGACTTGTAGACTGCAAGAAACGTATTAGTTGGTAGATATACAACAGACACTAATTTGGGGGACTTACGTTTTGCAATGATAGGTCGAATCGTCATGTCCCATTCGAGGGGGAATTCTGAATAATCATCTGTGGACTGCATTTTCTCCCGAAATTTATCGAGATCAGCGTAAAACTCTTTGGGTTGGCGGATCGTGGATTTATCTGTTCTGATATCTGGATAATTTCGGGCTCGTTCCTCCTGCTTGAAGATCAAAGATTCTTTGAACCCCTTTCCCATTTCTGTGTCAAGGAATTCCGAGTTAAAGAATGGGTATATCTTACCCACAGCTTTCTCTACATCCTTAACATCATCGGCTGTTACTTTGAGCCAAGCCATTACTCGAAAATTCAGTATTGTTGAAGATGCTTTGAAGAATGGTCTACGAGAATGGTTATATCTCCAGGATCTGTGGGTCAGCTTCTTCATTTCTATATACCGCTCCTGTCCATTGGGAGTCAAGTCTGCTTGGTGCCAGgcttttttgaaatctattcAATGAGTCAGTTTTGATTGGAAATATGAGGAGAGGATATTATCATACTTCTGGATGATGTCTTATCGATAAATTTCATGAACTCTTCTCGTAGATCATCATTAGGATAATCATCTTTGTACGTCTTCTCCATGGCAAGTCTGTGTACAGTAGGCCGGAGGTCTTTAGGAAATTCTTTTGGAAAGACGTCAAATCcgtcatcatcctcatcgtcgCTGTCGTCCTCAGAGGTGCTTTTGTGACGCCCTCGAGATTCACCTTCAGAATCTTTAGTGATGCCcgaatcttcatcttcg is part of the Botrytis cinerea B05.10 chromosome 10, complete sequence genome and encodes:
- the Bcplc2 gene encoding Bcplc2, translated to MTSFFRKKLRRITTMPLLTPSGKQFSLHKLVAMSTMMTPGHGVHLQPLNNTTAGDPPRQVYLSHEIQEYLRKLFDELRGSESCLSRERFEKWLADVQGHTVNLNKDTYKVEEFLESLYYSHSLEVLKRIPELDQSKPITNYYISSSHNTYLEGNQLLSRSSTEAYKTALTQNCRCIEIDVHNGEIPEKDDKSIFSHKADHKRQPSGTGSTLSSRAAAAILTMEEKMESAKEKLESAKQKISGSSSGDKLRVLDEDENGGRPASIRSSMLGEPLVLHGWTLTAPVGFRAVCKTIRENAFTTSPLPIIVSLEVHADHEQQEVMVDIMKEEWEGLLLDSPFETCNPEERVPRLDELLNKILVKVKKAPELKDAPDAPNETTNGQLTDGLSPASTGTLEKKASSNTLVPVISRKDADSGQSGSEDDRGSSKKKAKICESLSKLGIYTHSEHFVSFDVRAATKPSHIFSVGEKVINELHEQKREQMFQHNRNFFMRAFPAGSRFDSSNLDPSVCWRKGIQMVALNWQTLDEGMMLNEGMFAGSQGWLLKPPGYRSEDEKSDIWANIPYKTLDLKITIFAGQQIPYPEGETEKGFHPYVKCELHVESQEELNGQPIGNDVKAKEGEHKLKTAYKSGSKPDFEGETLHFEGIRNVVEELSFVRFKIEDANYSKDELAAWACIRLDRLQQGYRLIPLKDIKGNSTEGLLLVKIEKILS